One window from the genome of Corvus moneduloides isolate bCorMon1 chromosome 9, bCorMon1.pri, whole genome shotgun sequence encodes:
- the IVNS1ABP gene encoding influenza virus NS1A-binding protein, translating into MIPNGYLMFEDENFIESSVAKLNALRKSGQFCDVRLQVCGHEMLAHRAVLACCSPYLFEIFNTDSDCHGVSHVKFDDLNPEAVEVLLNYAYTAQLKADKELVKDVYSAAKKLKMERVKQVCGDYLLSKMDVQSCISYRNFASCMGDSRLLNKIDGYIQEHLVEISEQEEFLKLPRLKLEIMLEDNVGLPSNGKLYTKVINWVQRSIWENGGSLEDLMEEVQTLYYSADHKLLDGNLLDGQAEVYGSDDDHIQFVQKRPPRENDHKQISSSSSGSLSPNATVQSPKHEWKIIASEKTSSNTYLCLAVLDGVLCVIFLHGRNSPQSSPSSTPRLLKSLSFELQPSDLIERPMCPMQYARSGLGTAELHGKLIAAGGYNREECLRTVECYDPEKDTWTFIAPMRTPRARFQMAVLMGQLYVVGGSNGHSDDLSCGEMYEPEIDDWMPVPELRTNRCNAGVCALNGKLYIVGGSDPYGQKGLKNCDVFDPVTKAWTSCAPLNIRRHQSAVCELGGYLYIIGGAESWNCLNSVERYNPENNTWTLMAPMNVARRGAGVAVRDGKLFVAGGFDGTHAVNCVEMYDPARNEWKMMGSMTTPRSNAGITTVANTIYAVGGFDGNEFLNTLEVYNPESNEWSPYTKIYKF; encoded by the exons ATGATTCCCAACGGATATTTGATGTTTGAGGATGAGAACTTCATCGAGTCGTCTGTTGCCAAACTCAACGCCTTACGGAAGAGCGGTCAGTTCTGCGACGTCCGCCTCCAG GTGTGTGGACACGAGATGCTGGCGCACCGAGCTGTGCTGGCATGCTGCAGTCCCTACCTGTTTGAAATCTTCAACACTGACAGTGACTGTCATGGGGTTTCCCATGTGAAATTCGATGATCTCAACCCAGAAGCTGTTGAAGTTCTGTTGAATTATGCCTATACTGCTCA GTTAAAAGCTGATAAAGAACTGGTGAAAGATGTATACTCTGCAGCAAAGAAGTTGAAGATGGAGAGGGTTAAGCAG GTTTGTGGTGACTATTTGCTCTCCAAGATGGACGTGCAGAGCTGCATCTCATACCGGAACTTTGCCAGCTGCATGGGAGACTCTCGGTTGTTGAACAAGATCGATGGCTACATTCAGGAACACCTTGTAGAGATTTCAGAACAGGAGGAATTTCTCAAGCTCCCACGGTTAAAG CTTGAAATAATGCTGGAAGACAATGTTGGCCTACCCAGCAATGGCAAATTGTACACAAAGGTAATCAACTGGGTACAGCGCAGCATCTGGGAGAATGGAGGCAGCCTGGAAGATCTAATGGAAGAG GTGCAAACGCTGTACTACTCAGCTGATCACAAGCTGCTTGATGGAAATCTGCTAGATGGACAGGCTGAGGTGTATGGCAGTGATGATGACCACATTCAGTTTGTGCAG AAGAGGCCACCACGTGAGAATGATCACAAGCAGATCAGTAGCAGCTCCTCTGGAAGTCTTTCTCCAAATGCTACTGTTCAGAGTCCTAAACACGAGTGGAAAATCATTGCTTCAGAGAAGACTTCGA gtaACACGTAcctgtgcctggctgtgctggacGGGGTGCTGTGCGTCATCTTCCTGCACGGCCGCAACAGCCCCCAGAGCTCCCCCTCGAGCACCCCGCGGCTGCTGAAGAGCCTGAGCTTTGAACTGCAGCCCAGCGACCTCATCGAGAGGCCCATGTGCCCCATGCAGTACGCGCGCTCGGGGCTGGGCACGGCCGAGCTGCACGGCAAGCTCATCGCTGCGG GGGGCTACAACAGGGAGGAGTGCCTGCGCACCGTGGAGTGCTATGACCCCGAGAAGGACACCTGGACGTTCATTGCGCCCATGAGGACACCGAGGGCCCGGTTCCAGATGGCGGTGCTGATG GGGCAGCTGTACGTCGTGGGTGGATCAAATGGCCACTCGGATGACTTGAGCTGTGGAGAGATGTACGAGCCCGAGATTGATGACTGGAtgcctgtcccagagctgcGGACCAACCGCTGCAATGCAG GAGTGTGTGCCCTGAACGGAAAGCTGTACATTGTGGGTGGTTCTGATCCCTATGGCCAGAAGGGACTGAAGAACTGCGATGTGTTTGATCCTGTAACAAAGGCTTGGACGAGCTGTGCTCCCCTTAACATCC GGAGGCACCAGTCGGCCGTGTGTGAGCTGGGGGGGTACCTGTACATCATCGGCGGGGCCGAGTCGTGGAACTGCCTCAACAGTGTGGAGCGCTACAACCCCGAGAACAACACCTGGACCCTGATGGCGCCCATGAATGTGGCACGGCGCGGCGCTGGCGTGGCTGTCCGTGATG GAAAGCTCTTTGTGGCTGGAGGCTTTGATGGCACGCACGCGGTGAACTGCGTGGAGATGTACGACCCTGCCAGGAACGAGTGGAAGATGATGGGCAGCATGACCACGCCCAGGAGCAACGCCGGCATCACCACCGTGGCCAACACTATTTATGCAGTGGGGGGCTTTGATGGCAATGAGTTCTTGAACACACTCGAGGTCTACAATCCAGAGTCAAACGAGTGGAGCCCGTACACCAAAATTTACAAGTTTTAA